One segment of Marvinbryantia formatexigens DSM 14469 DNA contains the following:
- the dnaB gene encoding replicative DNA helicase, translating into MDESLIKRVMPHSPEAEQSVIGSMIMDTDAILTASEIITSDDFYQKQYGVLFDTMVELYNEGKPVDLVTLQDRLQQKDVPPEISSLEFAKDLLDTFYTSTNVRHYANIVRDKATLRRLIRANEEIANACYAGKESTEDILADTEKRIFDIVQQNTSGDFVPIKEVVLNALDKIELASKTKGNVTGIPTGFIDLDYKTAGFQPSDLILVAARPSMGKTALVLNIAQHMAFRENVTVAVFSLEMSKEQLVNRLLSLESRVDSQSIRTGNLSDEDWAKLIEGAGVIGQSNLIIDDTPGISVMELRSKCRKYKMEHNLGIIIIDYLQLMTGNRRSESRQQEISDISRSLKAIARELNVPVVALSQLSRAVEQRPDHRPMLSDLRESGAIEQDADVVMFIYRDDYYNKDTAKPNVAEIIIAKQRNGAIGTIELAWLPQYTKFANMRK; encoded by the coding sequence ATGGATGAATCTCTAATCAAGCGCGTCATGCCGCACAGCCCGGAGGCGGAGCAGTCGGTCATCGGCTCCATGATTATGGATACGGATGCGATTCTCACCGCGTCGGAAATTATTACCAGCGATGATTTTTACCAGAAGCAGTACGGCGTCCTTTTTGACACGATGGTAGAGCTTTACAACGAAGGAAAACCGGTCGACCTCGTCACGCTGCAGGACCGCCTGCAGCAGAAGGATGTCCCGCCGGAAATATCCAGTCTGGAATTTGCCAAAGATTTGCTGGATACATTTTATACCTCTACCAACGTGCGGCATTATGCGAATATCGTGCGCGACAAAGCGACGCTGCGCCGTCTGATTCGCGCAAATGAGGAAATCGCAAATGCCTGCTATGCCGGAAAAGAATCGACGGAAGATATTCTCGCCGACACGGAAAAGCGTATTTTTGATATTGTCCAGCAGAACACCTCCGGGGACTTCGTTCCCATCAAGGAGGTCGTTTTAAATGCGCTGGATAAAATAGAGCTCGCCTCAAAGACCAAAGGAAACGTTACCGGTATCCCTACCGGTTTCATCGACCTGGATTATAAAACCGCCGGTTTCCAGCCATCAGACCTTATTCTGGTGGCGGCGCGTCCTTCTATGGGAAAAACGGCGCTGGTGCTGAATATCGCCCAGCATATGGCATTCCGCGAAAATGTCACGGTTGCTGTATTCAGTCTGGAAATGTCGAAGGAGCAGCTCGTCAACCGTCTGCTCTCCCTCGAATCCCGCGTCGATTCCCAGTCCATCCGTACCGGAAATCTTTCCGACGAGGACTGGGCAAAGCTGATTGAGGGTGCCGGCGTCATCGGGCAATCCAACCTGATAATCGACGACACTCCCGGTATCTCCGTCATGGAGCTGCGCAGCAAATGCCGCAAATACAAGATGGAGCATAATCTGGGCATTATCATCATAGACTATTTACAGCTAATGACAGGAAACCGGCGCTCCGAATCACGGCAGCAGGAAATCTCCGATATCTCCCGCTCCCTGAAAGCAATCGCACGTGAGCTGAACGTTCCCGTCGTTGCACTCTCCCAGCTCTCCCGCGCCGTCGAGCAGCGTCCCGACCATCGTCCGATGCTCTCCGACCTGCGTGAATCCGGCGCCATCGAGCAGGACGCCGACGTCGTCATGTTCATCTACCGTGACGACTACTACAACAAAGACACCGCCAAACCCAACGTAGCCGAAATCATCATCGCCAAGCAGAGAAACGGCGCCATCGGCACCATCGAGCTTGCCTGGCTCCCACAATACACCAAATTCGCAAACATGCGTAAGTAG
- a CDS encoding efflux RND transporter permease subunit has protein sequence MKKFYTGVVKCRKAIMVLFIAAAIAGLFLSRLVSVNYDITDYLPPDSPSTVALDVMGEEFDGGIPNARVMIRDVSVVQALEYKEKLKQIDGVQEVTWLDDVVDVREPLETQETDTVEAYYKDDTALFTVTVEEEKRLEAVEAMRELVGENGALTGNAVSTATATTDTVAEISRIVVVAVLFVLLVLILTTNSWVEPLIVLGGLGVAILINNGSNLIFGEISFVTNAAGSILQLAVSLDYSVFLIHRFEECRKTNPNVEEAMVDALCKSTGSILSSGLTTVIGFVALCLMRFLLGPDLGLALAKGVALSLITVFIFMPALILSLHKLMDKTRHKNFMPSFRGFGRLVQKLMLPLVCVFLVLVVPSYLASNSNSYYYGSSHMFNEETRMGKDIAQVEAVFGQSDSYVLLVPAGQTAVEKELSDELHTLPEITGIISYVDMAGSEIPTEFLDADTLAQLQSDNYSRMVLSVDADYEGEETFRLVEQIREIAEKYYPGTYYLAGEGVSSYDLMNTVTADMVKVNAIAIGAVLVVLLILQKSIVLPVILVLCIETAIWINLSIPYFAGDIVFYIAYLIISSIQLGATVDYAILFSDRYREARLTYSKKDAIVETVSAVTVSVLTSGSVLTVVGFLLGKMSSNGLLAQLGMFLGVGAICSLVIVLFVLPGFLYLLDGLFIKKSAKEHKPRAHAKKHDVQAG, from the coding sequence ATGAAAAAGTTTTATACCGGAGTGGTAAAGTGCCGCAAAGCGATTATGGTATTGTTTATTGCGGCGGCAATCGCCGGTCTGTTCCTCAGCAGGCTGGTGTCAGTAAACTACGATATTACCGATTATCTTCCGCCGGATTCACCGTCCACGGTGGCGCTGGATGTGATGGGGGAGGAATTTGACGGCGGGATACCGAACGCCCGCGTGATGATTCGCGATGTGTCAGTCGTGCAGGCGCTGGAATACAAGGAAAAGCTGAAGCAGATTGACGGCGTGCAGGAGGTTACCTGGCTGGACGATGTTGTGGATGTGCGCGAGCCGCTGGAGACACAGGAGACGGATACGGTGGAAGCCTACTACAAAGACGACACGGCGCTGTTTACCGTTACCGTCGAGGAGGAAAAGCGTCTGGAGGCGGTAGAAGCCATGCGTGAGCTTGTCGGAGAGAACGGTGCGCTGACCGGAAACGCGGTTTCTACGGCAACGGCAACGACGGATACGGTGGCGGAAATTTCCAGAATCGTGGTAGTCGCGGTATTGTTTGTACTGCTGGTGCTGATTCTGACAACAAATTCCTGGGTAGAACCGTTGATTGTGCTGGGCGGTCTTGGCGTCGCTATTTTAATCAACAACGGGTCGAATCTCATCTTCGGGGAGATATCCTTTGTGACGAACGCCGCCGGAAGTATTCTGCAGCTTGCGGTATCGCTGGATTATTCCGTATTTCTGATTCACCGGTTTGAGGAATGCCGGAAAACAAATCCGAATGTCGAAGAAGCGATGGTTGACGCTCTGTGCAAATCTACGGGCTCGATTCTTTCCAGCGGTCTGACAACGGTAATCGGTTTTGTCGCACTCTGCCTGATGCGTTTCCTGCTGGGACCGGACCTTGGACTTGCGCTGGCAAAGGGCGTGGCGCTCAGTCTGATTACGGTGTTTATCTTTATGCCGGCGCTGATTTTATCGCTGCACAAGCTGATGGATAAAACACGTCATAAGAATTTTATGCCGTCTTTCCGCGGCTTCGGACGTCTGGTACAGAAGCTAATGCTGCCGCTGGTGTGTGTGTTCCTGGTTCTGGTTGTGCCTTCCTACCTGGCATCAAATTCGAACAGCTATTACTATGGTTCCAGCCATATGTTTAATGAAGAGACCCGGATGGGAAAGGACATCGCGCAGGTTGAGGCGGTTTTCGGACAGAGCGACAGCTATGTGCTGCTGGTGCCGGCAGGTCAGACCGCGGTGGAAAAGGAGCTGTCGGATGAGCTGCACACGCTGCCGGAGATAACAGGAATTATTTCTTATGTGGATATGGCGGGCTCGGAAATTCCCACGGAGTTTCTGGATGCGGACACACTGGCGCAGCTGCAGTCCGATAATTACAGCCGGATGGTGCTTTCCGTGGATGCCGACTACGAAGGCGAGGAAACCTTCCGGCTGGTGGAGCAGATACGGGAGATTGCGGAAAAATATTATCCGGGCACCTATTATCTGGCGGGCGAGGGCGTCAGCTCTTATGACCTGATGAATACGGTGACGGCGGATATGGTGAAGGTAAACGCGATTGCCATCGGCGCGGTGCTTGTGGTACTGCTGATACTGCAGAAATCCATCGTGCTGCCGGTAATCCTGGTACTGTGTATTGAAACGGCTATCTGGATCAATCTTTCCATACCGTATTTTGCAGGCGATATCGTATTTTACATTGCGTACCTGATCATCAGCTCCATCCAGCTTGGCGCGACCGTGGATTATGCGATCCTGTTTTCCGACCGCTATCGGGAAGCCCGGCTGACGTATTCCAAAAAGGATGCGATCGTGGAGACTGTTTCCGCGGTAACGGTATCGGTGCTGACATCGGGCAGCGTACTGACGGTGGTGGGCTTTCTGCTCGGCAAAATGTCTTCCAACGGACTGCTGGCGCAGCTCGGTATGTTCCTCGGCGTCGGGGCAATCTGCTCGCTGGTGATTGTGCTTTTTGTCCTGCCGGGATTCTTATATCTGCTGGACGGGTTATTTATAAAGAAGAGCGCCAAGGAGCACAAACCCCGCGCCCATGCGAAAAAACATGACGTGCAGGCTGGTTAA
- a CDS encoding AraC family transcriptional regulator — MEWIERLNDAMDYLEGHLTEEIDYEKLGKIACCSSYHFQRMFAYMAGVPLSEYIRRRKMSLAAVDLQSGNMKIIDVAGKYGYNSPTAFNRAFQSVHGMAPSAVKNEGISVKAFPPVRFKITVKGVEEMNYRIETKEAFRIVGVSVPLHKDIEKNFAAIPPKWEEISANGTLQKLIGMMDTPPMGVLGISTCNDTEPWRYYIAVSTSQENNDLEEYVVPAATWAVFPGEGTNQSIQELERRIVTEWLPTSGYEYGDAPDVEVYLNPDPQNAQYEVWIPVVKKEN; from the coding sequence ATGGAATGGATAGAGAGACTAAATGATGCGATGGATTATCTGGAAGGGCACCTGACAGAGGAAATTGATTATGAAAAGCTTGGAAAGATTGCCTGCTGCTCTTCGTATCATTTTCAGCGCATGTTTGCCTATATGGCGGGTGTTCCTTTATCGGAATATATTCGCAGAAGGAAGATGTCGCTGGCAGCCGTTGATTTGCAGAGCGGGAATATGAAAATTATTGATGTGGCTGGAAAATATGGATATAATTCGCCAACTGCATTTAACAGGGCGTTTCAGTCTGTCCACGGAATGGCGCCTTCAGCCGTGAAAAATGAGGGAATATCTGTAAAAGCCTTTCCTCCTGTCCGGTTTAAGATTACAGTCAAAGGAGTGGAAGAGATGAATTACCGAATTGAAACAAAAGAGGCTTTCCGTATTGTGGGCGTGTCTGTGCCGCTGCATAAGGATATTGAGAAAAATTTTGCGGCGATACCGCCAAAGTGGGAGGAGATTTCTGCGAATGGAACACTGCAGAAACTTATAGGCATGATGGATACCCCGCCTATGGGTGTTCTTGGCATCAGCACCTGTAATGATACGGAGCCGTGGAGATACTATATTGCGGTATCTACTTCACAGGAAAACAATGACCTTGAAGAATACGTTGTTCCGGCAGCTACCTGGGCGGTGTTTCCCGGAGAGGGGACAAATCAGTCTATCCAGGAACTGGAGCGGCGCATTGTGACGGAATGGCTGCCAACTTCGGGATATGAGTATGGGGATGCGCCCGATGTTGAGGTTTATTTGAATCCGGACCCGCAGAATGCACAGTATGAGGTCTGGATACCGGTAGTGAAAAAAGAAAACTGA
- a CDS encoding nitroreductase family protein, whose protein sequence is MNEIIRSLYERKSMRVYEECPISPEDKRLILQSAMEAPTAGNQQMYTILDITNQELKERLSESCDHQPFIAKAPMVLIFCADYQKWVDTFTEADAQPRKPGVGDLMLAVCDAVIAAQNAVVAAQSLGIGSCYIGDIMEQCELHREMLKLPEYVFPAAMVVFGYPTQQQKERPKPERCRLEDIVQENVYRRREGSELRQMFEKETRNRSFEEWAQAFCKRKYNSGFSREMTRSVEEYLKSWM, encoded by the coding sequence ATGAATGAAATCATCCGGTCACTGTATGAGCGGAAGTCGATGCGTGTTTATGAGGAATGCCCGATATCGCCGGAGGATAAGCGGCTGATTCTGCAGTCCGCAATGGAAGCGCCGACGGCTGGAAATCAGCAGATGTATACGATTCTGGATATTACGAATCAGGAGCTGAAGGAAAGGCTCTCGGAAAGCTGCGACCATCAGCCTTTTATTGCAAAAGCGCCGATGGTGCTGATTTTCTGTGCGGATTATCAGAAGTGGGTGGATACGTTTACAGAGGCTGACGCACAGCCGCGAAAACCAGGCGTGGGAGATTTGATGCTGGCGGTTTGTGATGCGGTGATTGCGGCACAGAATGCGGTCGTTGCGGCGCAGAGCCTTGGGATAGGTTCCTGCTATATTGGTGATATTATGGAGCAGTGTGAGCTGCACCGGGAGATGCTGAAGCTTCCGGAATATGTGTTTCCGGCGGCAATGGTGGTGTTTGGCTATCCGACGCAGCAGCAGAAGGAACGACCAAAGCCGGAGCGCTGCCGTCTGGAGGACATTGTGCAGGAGAATGTCTATCGCAGACGGGAGGGCAGCGAGCTGCGACAGATGTTTGAGAAGGAGACAAGGAACCGTAGTTTTGAGGAGTGGGCGCAGGCGTTTTGTAAGCGGAAATATAATTCCGGGTTTTCAAGGGAAATGACGCGCTCGGTGGAGGAATATCTGAAATCCTGGATGTAG
- the rplI gene encoding 50S ribosomal protein L9, whose translation MKVILLQDVKSLGKKGDMVNVSDGYARNMLLPKKLGVEANAKNLNDLKLQKANQAKVAQEQLDAAKAFAEEIASKEVVVSIKVGEGGKTFGSVSSKEIAEAAMAQHNLDIDKKKIQLASPIKAIGTTTVPVKLHPQVTAELKVTVKEA comes from the coding sequence ATGAAAGTAATTTTATTGCAGGATGTAAAGTCTCTCGGAAAAAAGGGGGACATGGTAAATGTAAGCGACGGCTATGCGCGCAATATGCTTCTGCCGAAAAAGCTCGGCGTGGAAGCCAACGCCAAAAATCTGAACGACCTGAAGCTGCAGAAAGCCAACCAGGCAAAGGTGGCGCAGGAGCAGCTTGACGCGGCAAAGGCTTTCGCAGAAGAAATCGCCAGCAAAGAGGTGGTGGTTTCCATCAAAGTGGGCGAAGGGGGAAAGACCTTCGGCTCCGTTTCTTCCAAAGAAATCGCAGAAGCCGCAATGGCACAGCATAATCTGGATATCGACAAAAAGAAAATCCAGCTCGCCTCCCCGATTAAGGCGATTGGCACCACAACCGTTCCGGTAAAGCTGCATCCGCAGGTGACTGCCGAGCTGAAGGTAACTGTAAAAGAAGCATAA